TTTATGCTTGTAAAGTAAATAAATTATTATTATAAATCAATAACTTATATAGTATTTATGGTATTTTTTACTATCACTGGTATTTTTTAACTAATTTAATGACCAAGTATGGGTAGTAAAAATTAACTATAATAGGTAAAAATTACATTGAAATTAAGGTGCAAACAATGGCAAATAAAACCAAGAACTATCTGGCTAAAGTGCGCAAGAAAACTGGCTTTTCGGATTATAAAATATCACAAGAATATTCAATTAATCAATCCAATTTAAGCAAATATAAATCAGGAAAAGCCGCCCTTTCTGAAACCCATGCTTGGCTATTTGCCAATATTTTAGGCATCAATCCTGCAGAAGTTGTTGCTCACACCAAACTTGAACATGCAAAAATTACTGGCAGTAAATCAAAGGCTATATTTTGGCAAGAGCAACTAGAAAAACTTGCAAACAACTCTAAGGCCATCAAAATAGATATTGCACAAATTAACCCTATTGTTGGCGATTTAGATGGAAACTCTCAAAAAATTATCAAGTTAACTAAAGAGGCACATGTTCAAGGTTGTGATTTATTGATTTTCCCAGAATTATCACTGATTGGCTACCCTCCTGAAGACTTACTACTACGTGAGGGCTTTATTCAACAAGTCCAAGATAAAGTAACCTTGATCAGCCAAACCATCTCTAAAGATATTTCTATTATATTTGGCGCACCTTCCAAACAAGATGGCGTTTTATACAACGGTGCTTATCTTGTTCAAAATTCGCAACTGCGGGTTTATCACAAGCAAAACCTTCCGAACTATGGCGTGTTTGATGAAAAGCGTTATTTTGAATCGGGTCATGAAGCTTTTATTTTTGAATGCCAAGGTAAAAGAATTGGCTTGGTCATTTGTGAAGATGCTTGGACACCAAGGGTTGTCTCTACCACAGCTAATCAGGGTGCACAAATCATCATCAGTATTAACGCCTCCCCGTTCCAAGTTGGTAAACACTCACAACGCATTGAACAAATTAAACAGCGTGTATTAGCAACTAAAACTGATTTTATTTACGTTAATATGGTTGGTGCACAAGATGAATTGGTATTTGATGGCGCATCTTTTGCTATGAATTCAAATGCCGACATCACTTTGCAATTGCCCTTATTTAAAGAAACAGTTCAAAGCGTTAGCTTTACCCCCCCTACTACACTGCCTGACACCGACCCTATTGAAAAAACCATTTACAATGCCTTGGTGCTCGCCACCAAAGACTACATTGAGAAAAATGGGGTTTTTAATGGCGTGGTTATTGGCTTATCTGGCGGTATCGATTCTGCACTGACCCTTGCCATTGCTGCTGATGCCATCGGTACTGAGAACATTAAAGCCATTATGATGCCCTATGAATACACTTCAAACATGAGCCTTGAAGATGCCAAAATGCAAGCCACAGCAATGAATGTTGATTATCATGAAATCAGCATTCACACTATGGTGGATAGCTTTAACACGCAACTTAACACATTATTTAACGGCATGGAAGCTGACACCACCGAGGAAAACCTACAGGCTCGTGTACGTGGCACGCTACTAATGGCAATCTCTAATAAATTAGGCAAAATCGTACTCACCACAGGCAATAAATCTGAAATGGCAGTGGGCTACGCCACCCTATATGGAGATATGTCAGGCGGTTTTGCCCCTCTTAAAGACGTTAGCAAAACCTTAGTTTACCAACTGGCAAAATACAGAAATACCCTATCAACCATCATCCCAGGGCGCGTTATTGACAGAGCACCCTCCGCCGAACTTGCCCCTAATCAAATTGACCAAGACTCCCTACCTCCTTATGACGAACTGGATGCAATTCTAGCATTATTTATCGAACAAAAATATTCCGTTAAATACATCATTAAACAAGGCTTTAACGAGCAAACCGTTAAATGCACCGCCCAAATGGTACTTAACAACGAATACAAGCGTAGACAAAGTGCACCCGGCCCTAAGATTAGCCAAAATGCCTTTGGCAAAGAGCGTCGCTACCCCATGACATCAAAATTTAAACCTTAATAGTTATTGAAAAAAATGCAAAAATATCAATTAAATTTTTCAATTATTCCTGTAATAACACCACCATCAATGTCCCAGATAGCGCCCGTTATCCAGCTGGCTTTTTCACTCAATAAAAAGCTAATGGTTATGACAATATCTTCTGGAGTGCCAATTCTACCAATTGGATGAAAACTATTAAAGGCTGCTAACGCTTTATCTAATTCGCTTGGATTGATAAATGATTCATAAATTGGTGTTTTCACAACTGCTGTAGAAACAGGATTAACTCGAATATTATACTCAGCTAATTCCATTGCCATATGTTGTGTTAGTGCATGCAAACCCATAGAATAAGCAGAAGATAGCGTTGCCTTGATGGCTTGTTTTGCCCACATTGATCTAATATTAACATATAGAGCTGCCGCCATTTTTTATCATATTGTTGGACTCTGCTTGAGAGATAAAAAATATAGCATTATTCAAACCCATACAAGCTTCATAGTCTTCTTGTTTATGTTCTAAAAATGGTGTAGGACTAAAATATCCAGCAGCATTTACTAAATATTTAATGTGGTACTCACTATTATTAATGGTATGTTACACATTATCTGCTTTATATAAATCAGCTTGCAAAGTTTCGACAACAACTAAAGTTGATAGTTCTTGTTTAGCTGCATCTAATTTTTGTTGTGACCTGCCTATAATGATGACACCATTACCTTGCTCTAGTTGTTATTTTGCTGTTGCAAGTCCCATGCTACTAGATCCGCCTACAATTAAAGTAAAAATATTGTTATTCATATTCATCTCCGTTATTAAAAAGAAATGACACTTTAACGTAAAATATAATAAAACGTAAGTAAGCACAAATCAGTTTAATAGGCACTTTTAGGTATAATTTTTTGAAAAATAACGAAAAGAAAAGTCCCGCCAAAAAATTCTTCCAGAATGGTTGAAACAATTTATGGTTGTAAATAGTCATTAAGTGTTTTTTCAACTATTAAACAGTGGCATAAATCGTCCTGGAAAAATGTTGAGTAATATTGAGGGTTTGACAGCAAAAGTATTGAATGATTGTTTAAGAAAAAACATTGAGTTTGA
This Abyssogena phaseoliformis symbiont OG214 DNA region includes the following protein-coding sequences:
- a CDS encoding NAD+ synthase, with amino-acid sequence MANKTKNYLAKVRKKTGFSDYKISQEYSINQSNLSKYKSGKAALSETHAWLFANILGINPAEVVAHTKLEHAKITGSKSKAIFWQEQLEKLANNSKAIKIDIAQINPIVGDLDGNSQKIIKLTKEAHVQGCDLLIFPELSLIGYPPEDLLLREGFIQQVQDKVTLISQTISKDISIIFGAPSKQDGVLYNGAYLVQNSQLRVYHKQNLPNYGVFDEKRYFESGHEAFIFECQGKRIGLVICEDAWTPRVVSTTANQGAQIIISINASPFQVGKHSQRIEQIKQRVLATKTDFIYVNMVGAQDELVFDGASFAMNSNADITLQLPLFKETVQSVSFTPPTTLPDTDPIEKTIYNALVLATKDYIEKNGVFNGVVIGLSGGIDSALTLAIAADAIGTENIKAIMMPYEYTSNMSLEDAKMQATAMNVDYHEISIHTMVDSFNTQLNTLFNGMEADTTEENLQARVRGTLLMAISNKLGKIVLTTGNKSEMAVGYATLYGDMSGGFAPLKDVSKTLVYQLAKYRNTLSTIIPGRVIDRAPSAELAPNQIDQDSLPPYDELDAILALFIEQKYSVKYIIKQGFNEQTVKCTAQMVLNNEYKRRQSAPGPKISQNAFGKERRYPMTSKFKP